The stretch of DNA GGgagcatggtggcggtaccaccgcccggaggcagcgatacaaccgctcgagcaaagctggagagcgacaagacccagcggtacaaccgctccagagagcggtacaaccgctgggcagaACAGTGAGCAGGAAAAGATAGGGGAAGAGACAAGGaaaactctctctctcacacctGAGGAAGACAAAGGAGAGGTGAAGAAGGTGTACGTGAAAAGATTCCCCCAGTCCTTactaatgaggattccctcttaatagtacgggtTCCCTGCGACCGAGATAAAAGCATAGGGGACTCCATCTTTGATCTTTTCCTACAAGAGAGAATAGCTTTCCGATGTGAGCCTAAGCGTCAAGAACCTAAAACATTTAGCACAGGATTAGAccaacaaagggttgtcatcatcatccaaaacataaagtaggtAAATGCCCTTTCATACGTTCCCCAGcactacgggtccgtagttagtagctagatggcttcctctctctcgtttgattctcaatacaatggtctcttggagatccatatgatgtaattctttttgcggtgtgtttgttgggatccaatgaactttgagtttatgatcagatctatgtttttatccatgaaagttatttgagtcttttgatctcttatatgcatgatttcttatagcctcatatttcttctccgatatttgagtttcgtttagccaacttgatctatttatcttgcaatagGAAGAGGTGCTTtctgatgggttcgatcttacggtgcttgatcccagtgacagaaggggaaccgacacgtatgtatcgttgccattaaggataacaagatggggtctatttctacataaatagatcttgtctacatcatgtcatcgttcttattgcattactctgtttctccaggAACTTAATAtactagatgcatactggatagcggtcgatgtgtggggtaatagtagtagatgcaggcaggagtcggtctactaatcttggacgtgatgcctatataatgatcattgcctggatatcgtcatgattatttgaagttctatcaattgctcaacagtaattcgtttacccatcgtttgctatttttcacaagagaagccacttgtgaaacctatggcccccggatctcttcattaatatatttgcctttgcgatctatttttcttttcttttattttcagatctattaaaccaaaaatataaaaatagcttcctgcaatttattttatttcgcattcgatctatcaatttATTACAACTCTCTCACGCCCGTTTGCCAATTTTTgtcgccgttacccgaaagggattgacaacccctttaacacgtcgggttgcaagtatttgttatttgtgtgcaggtattttttatgtagtgttgcttggttctcctactggttcaataaccttggtctcatcactaagggaaatacctaccgtcgttgtgctgcatcatcccttcctctttggagaaataccgacgtagtctaGCAGACATCACTAGCGTTCTTAAGAAAATAGTTGGTTTGTAACGATGGAAAAAGGAGTCCTCATTTATAAATGAAAGTAACCAGGGGCTTTATGCCCACCTCGGCTATATATATACTTCGCTTGATCAGGCGGATCGTCATGATCACGCATGATCACATAAGAAAAGGAATCGTTGGGGAAACTATTTttcttggaagatgtttcttacgccTAAACATAATATAACATACGCACTGGTTCACTTTGTTTTTCGAGCCCCATAGCCGAATTGCCTTGCTTTCCGAAATACCTGGTCCGCTTGTTCGGATCAGAAGTAGGAATCACTCCTCGGCCCATGCCAAGGAGGGAGAAGCAGAAGGTTGGCTAACAAAGTTTGTACAACAACTGCAGTTGGAATGACGTAAAGTACATcaatacatagagtcattacacatatcCTAAAATTTATCAAGACCGTCTATTAATGATTTAAGGGAACAGTGGAGTCCTAGACAGAGGGGAGTATAAGGGCTGACTGTTAGGCTATGgggtgaggctgccgtcgccaaaGGATTACAGAAGGTGCAGGTGAGTAGAGAGGGATGGCCTGACCAGCGGTGGGAGTATGATGGGATGGTGAGGCCTGAGCGGTAGCTAGCTTCCGATGCCGTTTCTGAACTGATCCTTGGATCAACGGGCGGCCAACTGCAGAAATTGCTCCCCTTGTCTTCGATCTTATCCCGCGACAGTGTCGAAAGACTCGCATGGTGTGTGACAGGCTGCATCAACGGACATGGGTACATGACATTCAAGGCGCCCTTGGTCCCATGGTGATGGTACAGTACGTGGACCTCTGGCGGCAGGTGCGGAAAATCCAACTCTCTGACTCCACCAACGAGATACACTAGCGTTGGACTTCCTCAGGCCAATACACTACCAAATCCTGCTACGAGCAATTGTTCGTTGGCTCCATTCTTGATCCCTATTGGCGCTTGATCTGGAAGGCATAGGTGCCACTTCGCGTCAAGATTTTCCTATGGCTCGCTCTTCTCGACCGATGTTGGACTGCGGCTAGGCTCGCGCGCCACAACATCTCACACGACGTGCCTTCTCAGCGATCAAGAACCGGAATGCATGCAGCATCTTCTCGCTCGCTGCTCATTCTCGCGTCAAATCTGGTTCGACGTGCTTTCTTGGTGCAGGCTGCCGATTCCCCCGCCAAGCTCTAGAGACAATTTCATGGACCGATCAGAGCACTCCAGCGCTCTCGCCCCTGCTTGCGCACGCAAAGGATTCAACTCCCTCGTCTTGCTCATGACTTGGAGCTCCAGAAGCATAGAAATGGCTGCATTTTCAATGGCTTGTGCCTCTCCGTCAACCAACTCACCGAGACAAATCCGTCATGAGGTGCGTCTATGGGCTCGTTCCAGAGCCATTGGGCTACATAACATAGCTGGCATAGGCTGATTTAGTTTTCTAGGGTTGAGCAGTCCTATTCTTCTACTGACGCCGTTGTTTCGTGTACGTATCAAAGTGTAACACATTGACCTTGTATTTCTCTCTATCCAGTGGCGAATCTAGAAAAAAACTCGAGGGTGGGCTCAAGGCCAGTATCATGCCAATATATGTTGGGTTAGGCTTGCAAGTGGCTTAGTTGGGCCATGAAACTAGTAGTAaaaaatgttggggaacgttgcagaaaacaaaattttcctacggtttcaccaagatccatctatgagttcatctagcaacgagtgatcggattgcatctatatacctttgtagatcatgcgcggaagcgttcaaagaacggggatgaggaagtcatactcgacgtgatccaaatcaccggagatcctagcgccgaacggacggcacctccgcgttcaacacacgtacggtcagcgtgacgtctcctccttcttgatccagcaagggggaaggagaggttgatgaagatccagtagcacgacggcgtggtggtggatgcaggggtcaccgcagcagggcttcgccattctactacgagagggagaggtgtagcaggggagagggaggcgccaagactcaagggtgcggctgccccctccctcccccctttatataggccccctagggggtgcgccggccctaggagatgggatctcctagggggacggcggccaaggggtggagtgccccccaaggcaggtggggcgcccccccaccctagggttcccaaccctaggcgcatggggtgggccaaagggggcgcaccagcccactatgggctggttcccctccccacttcagcccatgggcccctccgggatgggtggccccacccggtggacccccgggacctttccagtggtcccagtacaatatcggtgacccccgaaactctcccgatgacCGAAACTGCACtttctatatataattcttcacctccggaccattccggaactcctcgtgacgtccgggatctcatccgggactccgaacaactttcgtgttactgcatattcatatctctacaatcctatgtgtagaccctacgggttcgggagacatgtagacatgatcgagatggctctccggtcaataaccaacagcgggatctggatacccatgttggctcccacatgctcctcgatgatctcatcagatgaaccacgatgtcgaggattcaagcaaccccgtatacaattccctttgtcaatcggtacgttacttgcccgagattcgatcgtcggtatcccaatacctcgttcaatctcgttaccggcaagtcactttactcgtaccttaatgcatgatcccgtgaccagacacttggtcactttgagctcattatgatgatgcattaccgagtgggcccagagatacctctccgtcatacggagtgacaaatcccagtcttgatccgtgtcaacccaacagacactttcggagatacccgtagtatacctttatagtcacccaattacgttgtgacgtttggtacacccaaagcactcctacggtatccgggagttacacgatctcatggtctaaggaaaagatacttgacattggaaaaactctagcaaacgaactatacgatcttgtgctatgtttaggattgggtcttgtccatcacatcattctcttaatgatgtgatctcgttatcaatgacatccaatgtccatactcaggaaaccatgactacctgttgatcaacgagctagtcaactagaggcttactagggacatgttggtgtttatgtattcacacatgtattacgatttccggataacacaattatagcatgaataaaagacaattatcatgaacaaggaaatataataataatccttttattattgcctctagggcatatttccaacaaaaaaatTCTTGCAGTGCTGGAGGGGGGGCTCAAGCCTGTTAAAGCCCCCCTACTAGATTCGCCCCTGTCTCTACCTATCAATGAATGATACTCAAGCTTTACTTATTCACGGAAAAAAAGACACCAACTGCCAAATCAAAAAAGAAGAAAGTAGTGAGCTGAGCCACGTCTGCACACCATGTTTGCCATATGGTGGACAGCtgagggcatctccagccgttggccccccaggaggCGTCTAAAAGCAccgcctgggggtgagccggcAAAAAAATGGCCCTGGGGCGAGTCGGTCCCCAGCCGTCGGCCCCTAGGGCCGCCCCCAGACGCGTATTTTTTAAAAAAAGGACCGTTCGGCGAAGTTATGATAAAAACTAGTTAAATTTCGGTCAAACATGGCAAATTTCGGTGAAATTCGCGCATTTTCATTACATTAACCTAATCTAAAAAAGAAAAGGGCTGAAGTcgtcaccgccgtcgccgccatcgtcgtcgccggccttctcctccttgacgcaggcgcccctgctggacccctgcccggcgtcACCATGGCGGACTggcggcggcgcgtcgtcgtTGTCGCATAAGACGACGACCCCGTCTTCAACGCGGCCGCGTCGGCGCTCCTCGAAGCGGCGCAGGGCAGCGCGCTGGcgttccttctccttctcccggcgcgccttctccatcgcaatggagtcctggcgcgcccattctaggaccgcgtcgtcgtcgtcgaacTCCGCCTCCACCGACGCCAACCCCGACTCCGTCTTCACCGGCGCCAGCCCCGGCTCCATCTTCGGCTTGACGAAGCACGGAGGAGCCGATGAGGAGggggcgcgccggccgccctcgttgatgacgatgccgacgCTGCAAGTGCGTCGGCCGATtggcgtctccgccgcgggctcgaCCTTGATGCCGAGAAGCGCCGGAGAACCGGAGGAGTGGGAAGATGagcgagaggaggaagacgaggaggaggcgaacctccttggcgcccatgcGCGTCGGTGTTGCGACGGGGCGGCCACCGTCGCAGGATAGGTCAACGGCGGGTTGTTGCCGCCGTCGAGGTGCGTCAACACACCCTCCAGCGTGCGGCCCGGGACGCCCCACCACAAGTGGCGCCCCACACTGTTCTTCACGCCGCCGACCACCGGCACGTCGTTGGTGGAGGCCAGGCGCTGCTGCTGGTGGCGCTGGAAGtacgccgcccaagccgcgtgattgtcggcggcgtactgggggagggagcGCTCGTCGTCGGTCAGGGAGGCGCGCGCGACCTCGACCTCCTCGGCGAAGTACGTGGGCTTCGCCACGGCGTCGGGTAACGGGGGAACGGGCACTCCCCCGTCGCTGAACCGccaccccgtcggcccggcgcgcatgtccggcggcgccgggatgttcgcctggaacaggagccaggactcctgttcgcggagcgaacgccggccgaagccgttcgccgccgcctcgtctccggggaAGCGCTCTGCCATGGCGACGGGCTCGGCGGTGGTagaaagggagagagaggggctgtcggtggcgctcgggagaggaagacggagacggagagagaggggctgtcggtggcgctcgggagaggaagacggagacggagagagaggggctgggcggcggcgaggggcgagTCTGGTGTGGCACCGGCGAGAACCGCCGGCTTTTATAGCCGCTCCGCGCTGTGTGTACGCGTGtgagggaggggaggcgtcggcgcgccgtCCCGAGACGCGCCGCCTGTGAGGAATTAATGgtaaggctgaccggcggcagccttgccattgattcctcgcGGGAACCGAGGCAGTTGGGGGGGAGACGAGCCGCCGTGTCCCTGACGCGGCTGGCCCGCGGctttttcgcgccaaaacagttcgccccAGCGCCCCCGGACGTCCCCCACCGGGTTCGGCCTGGGcccgccggcgctgttttcggcccagCCCGGCAAAAATCGGGCTCCTGAAAACGCGACTAGACCGTTTTTTCAGCGCTAGCGCAAAAAAAACGTCTGAAGAGGCCTTCCCCTGAGCCGTCGGATCACCCCCGACGAGCCGAAACCGAACCTGACGAGCGAGCGGGCAGTCGCCGAGAAGAAACTCAAACCACCAGCAAAGCAGCCGTGCGACCGCGACGACGCAACCAACAGCAGCAGTGCAGCAGCGACCCGAGGAAAAAGAAAGTAAAAATGGTCGGACTCCACAGAGACCGGCCACGAGGTGGGAGGGTAGAGGCACGAAGCACGCACCAAAAATAAGAGAAGGGGGAAGGCGAGGCCGACGCCCGAAAATTACTTCGGGGGCCGGGGCGGAAGCGCGAATCCCCCCGAATCCCTCCCCTCCCTCCCCGATCCCGTCGCCTGCCAGATCTCGCCCCTCCCCCGGCGGGCCCGATCgccatcggcggcggcggctggaccGGCCGGCCGCGGGCGGTTCCGGGCAGGGAGATCTCGCCGAGATTCGGTTTGGGGCGGGAGGAGCCGGGTGCCCATGGCGTCGGCGTCGGCCTCCACCGACGTCGCGTCCTCGCGCGAGGCGAGTCGCCAGGCCGGGAAGAAAGCGGTAGGTCCTCGCTGTTGCCTATTGCTTACGTAGCCGTCGGTCACCGGCAATTGCTTGATAATCAACACCATTTTGGCCCCGGTGCGCCCGACGGAATAGGAGAAATTGGATGTGCAGCATTGCTTACCGAGCTAGCATTACGATTGTAGTTCAAACAATCGTTTTAGCTCATCCTAGAGAAGCCAAACGGCGCCGGATTCGCCTCCCATCATGCCACCCTCATGCTGAAACCATATACAGTATATATTTTGCTATTTAGCCCTCTCTACACCACCGATTTACGTTGAATGCTAATTCGGCACGATTTTGAGTAGAGCTTGGCTCAAGAATGACACTGTCCTGTTTTCTGAACCAGCTGGAGGAGTTCcgtaagaagaagaagaaggccgcgaagaAGGCCACCGCCGCTGTAGTAGACCAGGCAGCGCCTGTGGTTCCCAGCGTAGTGGAGAACCCCCTGCCAAATTCCAATAATGGTAACACCGGAGAGGGTTTGGTGTCTGCTTTGGACTCGAGCACACCAAGCACATCATCTGCGCCATCTGCTTCCTATGAGAATGGCCCAACCACTTCTTCCAGAGTCACCGGATTTCTGTCGAATGGTCCTGTAGTTGCAGATGCATCAGCTAATGTTACTACTGTTGCCCCCCTGCAAGATTCTGTTGATGACGGAGGGAGCAAGTTTTATGGAAACTTGAGCTTTTCCGATCTAGTTAATGGGCATCACGATGATTGGAGAGGCGATACTGCCCGTAAAAGGGTAGAGCTCAGTCCTGACAAGGATGCCCCTTTAACATCTAAATTAAGTGCATTTGGAAACACTGACAGTGGTTCCCAGTCTACTGAGGTCTTGTCAAAATGGGGAGGAAATTCTTTGTTGAGTCAAGTACATGGTATCGAGCAATCCAGTTCATTTTCATCCGGCAACCTTCTTGGGAAGACTGAAAGCACTTTCTCTCAGGATTACTCCCCAGAAAATGATATCTTCGTCCGCTCACGAGGTAAGATTGAAGCTCTATTTTCATATGTGTTGGCTACAATGCCTAATGACTGCCTTGACTATGCAGATCTTTAAACCTTTGTTTCTTCCCTTTGTGCAGCTACCTCCAAAGACTCTTCCCAAGCAGGGCACTCTGCATATACCAGCAACCAGGACTATGGCAGTATCTTTAGTAGTTCTAAGGTCGCTGATGGTTTAGATCATGATGCAAATATTGGAATGCTTCGGAATGCATTAAATTCCACATCTGCTAATTTTGATAAACAGGATCCTTTTCTGTCAACTGCTTATCCAACTGCATACAATCGATCTCGGCCATCTTTTCTTGATTCTATTGGGGTACAAAGAGCTCTTCCAGCAGAAGCCCCGTACGTTGAACCTTTGAAAGCAAGCAATAAGCTATTCAGCAGTTCAAATTCCGAGAGTTCTTCTGTTCAGCAGCCAAGCCAACAATCCACACAAAACAATGTCGTGGATAATTCTGTTATAGCAGGGAGACAAGAGTATAATAGTGAAAAGGGGCCATATGGCAATTCCATACTTCCTGATTCCTTGCCTTCCAAAGATGAAAAAAGTCTGCAGTATGGTAATCAAATGTTCCAAGATTTCACAAGTCGTGAGAAAGATGACGGTTTTGCATCACTAGAGCAGGTGATGAATGCCAACCACTATCTATTTGTTAACTTTGTTTTCCTTGATTATATGAACCAGCATTGCCGTAGCAAATTTTACAGAAGGCATATAATATGAAGAGTAGCCTGATTTATGCAAAAGTAGATGTTAACTTAGCGCTATTAGATTTAATGCCAGTTACACCCAGAACTAGTTGCAAACAAAAAATGTCAAGTTGTGACTAAATTAACTGTTGGTATAGTTGCTGTCTGTACGTAACCCAGAGGTTGCACCGCAGATTATCTTTCCACTGATTGTTTGTCAAGACTCCAAAAGGTTCTGTTACCACATATACGCTTGGCTCCTTAGATGCAATTGCTTCTTTGTTAGCGTTCTGTCGCGTTGTAATTGTTTATTTTTGTTTTTCATCAGTCCAGATTTCTGACCAACACAGTCATAATTTGATGTGCTGTGACAGTACTTCTTTTGCAATTAGCAATTTAGCATGCACATTTTGTTATTTAGGCCCTTCAACATAATGCTCATAGCTGCTCTGGTTTGGTTACCAGCTCATTGAAGATTTGACAACAGAGAAGTTTTCGTTACAAAGGACTTTAGAGAAATCTCAAGAACTAGCCCAAAATTTGGCAACGGATAACTCAGCATTGACAGATAAATTCAACCAACAGGTATGTGCACGTCCACAGAAGTTTCCATGGAGGTTTTCTTGCAATCAGTGGGAGGTGGATATGGTATCATCAGTTGATGAAAAAATTCATCAATAATTACCAAAAAAATCCATAATAGCGAGATATTTTCACATCATAGTAGTAACAAGAAGTTGGAATGTTAACATAATTCAGTTACTAGCTTCTGATAGGGCATAGTAAACTTAATTTCAAAATTTTGTGTTTTGCTGTCTCAGTGTTCCGCCTCGTTAAGGTACCTTAAGTTAAACTAGCACAACATGTCAGCAAAGTGGTTGCCTACTAATTCTCATCTACTCTGTGATGAAGCTCAATTTTAGTTTGATTCTGATTTCTTAGTGAGTATTTTCACAAGACATACCTGTAAAAATGGGACACAAGACATAGTGTAGACAAGACAAAAAATTGAAGTCACATCCCCAGGTTTTAAATGATAAAAATAGCAAGATCGATCAGTAGATCAATCGAATTCTTCCATGAATGAGAATGACAGTAAGCATGAATAAATACTTACTGTCATTTTGTTCTACTCATTTTTAATTGGTTTTAACTTTATGCATTGTTTTTTCCATCTGCAAATATCAGGCACACGTTATCAGCCAGTTGACCTCTGACATGGAGAGGTTGCAGGATGAAATTCAAGCTCAACTGGTTAGGTTTCTTCCGTCATTTCTAGCATTCAAAATATGTGAATATTTGAAAGTGTTCTCAGTTGTAGGACTCACTAAATGCTGATGTTGCTTTTGCTATGTTTGACTTATTGATCTGGTCGTGTATGGATCATCTATGTGATCAATGCTAGTGTAGTGCAACTCCCATATTAATGTGAATATTATATTTGTTATGAACATGTTTTCTTCCCCTTTGAAGCCTTTAAATTTCACATGCTACCTTGTGTTTCTTTCTAACTCTATTGGCACAACAGCTGGCACTTGAGACCATCAGATCGGAATATGCCAATGCCCAACTAGAATGCAATGCTGCAGATGAGAGGGGCAAAGTACTCGCAGCAGAAGTCATTCTATTGGAAGATAAGGTGCCTTTCTATCTCCTCGATTGCTTCCTGTGCATTAGCTATTTAATCTTGCAAATCGACCTGCCCTCTAAGGAGGATACAATGGTTGATGCTGTTTGAGAAAATGAGTTGTTTTGAGTATGTGATACCCCTGTAGTTCATAACTATCAGATATATTGTGGTAAAAAAAATAAGTAACTCCATATGCTATCTGGCCTCAGTATACATGTTTAGTTTTATGTTCATTGTAGCAAGGTTGTTTCCAGCATTTAGCCAGAGTTGGACCGTTGTGTACTGTACCAAGGTGCAGAACTGGGTAAACACCACCAGGAAGATGGCCAGGTGGAGTTGGCTTGGTAGGTGATGGGATTAGATCATGGGTGAGGTAGACAAACTTGGGGCGAGATTGATTTCTCGTTGCTTCAATATTTTGAATACAGTGCTCAGCCTATAGGGCATATAGAGTTGGAAATAACAAACCATCTAAACTATCCGTAACATAATTATCTATACTACTTGATAGCTTCCCTATAAGGCTATAACTAAGATATAGGCATGACTATTGCTTTCCACACTAGTGCTGTGATCTTCTGTTCCGCCGGCTTGGTCATGGGCTGCATCCTCCGCCCACAACATCAACATGAGCATTGTTAGCTTCAGCGGCTACCAATTTTGATGCATCTGTCAATTCTGCAGGCTCTTAAACTGAGGTCAAATGAGTTGAAACTTGAAAAGGAAGTGGAGGGTTTAAATTCAGAGATTTCTTCCTACAAGTGAGTTTTGAGCTATTTTGTTTTGCTAATCCCCATGTTGCAATTTTATGAATGCACCTTTCAAGGATACGGTGGGAGAACTCTCTTGTTTTTCATGGTTACCTAAAGAAAAAACAtggatgcttgaaattgctgtGCTAATAAACATGAGAAT from Triticum urartu cultivar G1812 chromosome 3, Tu2.1, whole genome shotgun sequence encodes:
- the LOC125545683 gene encoding protein BLISTER isoform X1, producing MASASASTDVASSREASRQAGKKALEEFRKKKKKAAKKATAAVVDQAAPVVPSVVENPLPNSNNGNTGEGLVSALDSSTPSTSSAPSASYENGPTTSSRVTGFLSNGPVVADASANVTTVAPLQDSVDDGGSKFYGNLSFSDLVNGHHDDWRGDTARKRVELSPDKDAPLTSKLSAFGNTDSGSQSTEVLSKWGGNSLLSQVHGIEQSSSFSSGNLLGKTESTFSQDYSPENDIFVRSRATSKDSSQAGHSAYTSNQDYGSIFSSSKVADGLDHDANIGMLRNALNSTSANFDKQDPFLSTAYPTAYNRSRPSFLDSIGVQRALPAEAPYVEPLKASNKLFSSSNSESSSVQQPSQQSTQNNVVDNSVIAGRQEYNSEKGPYGNSILPDSLPSKDEKSLQYGNQMFQDFTSREKDDGFASLEQLIEDLTTEKFSLQRTLEKSQELAQNLATDNSALTDKFNQQAHVISQLTSDMERLQDEIQAQLLALETIRSEYANAQLECNAADERGKVLAAEVILLEDKALKLRSNELKLEKEVEGLNSEISSYKRKVSSLEKERQHLQSTVEALQEEKKLLHSKLRNIPVSEKVNVIEKPSVDKRDASTATEDLDTGESSSSQTLTSTSDPLQDVGTSVSQFNNMSDFPSFGEASSSIPDDQLRMIDNINSLMSELAVEREELMRALRIESSNCSKLKELNRDLTQKLETQTQRLELLTSERMANENVLARQVDTHFNDATMYADEGDEVVERVLGWIMKLFPGGPKRRTSKLH
- the LOC125545683 gene encoding protein BLISTER isoform X2, which encodes MASASASTDVASSREASRQAGKKALEEFRKKKKKAAKKATAAVVDQAAPVVPSVVENPLPNSNNGNTGEGLVSALDSSTPSTSSAPSASYENGPTTSSRVTGFLSNGPVVADASANVTTVAPLQDSVDDGGSKFYGNLSFSDLVNGHHDDWRGDTARKRVELSPDKDAPLTSKLSAFGNTDSGSQSTEVLSKWGGNSLLSQVHGIEQSSSFSSGNLLGKTESTFSQDYSPENDIFVRSRATSKDSSQAGHSAYTSNQDYGSIFSSSKVADGLDHDANIGMLRNALNSTSANFDKQDPFLSTAYPTAYNRSRPSFLDSIGVQRALPAEAPYVEPLKASNKLFSSSNSESSSVQQPSQQSTQNNVVDNSVIAGRQEYNSEKGPYGNSILPDSLPSKDEKSLQYGNQMFQDFTSREKDDGFASLEQLIEDLTTEKFSLQRTLEKSQELAQNLATDNSALTDKFNQQAHVISQLTSDMERLQDEIQAQLLALETIRSEYANAQLECNAADERGKVLAAEVILLEDKALKLRSNELKLEKEVEGLNSEISSYKRKVSSLEKERQHLQSTVEALQEEKKLLHSKLRNIPVSEKVNVIEKPSVDKRDASTATEDLGESSSSQTLTSTSDPLQDVGTSVSQFNNMSDFPSFGEASSSIPDDQLRMIDNINSLMSELAVEREELMRALRIESSNCSKLKELNRDLTQKLETQTQRLELLTSERMANENVLARQVDTHFNDATMYADEGDEVVERVLGWIMKLFPGGPKRRTSKLH